Within the Poecilia reticulata strain Guanapo linkage group LG13, Guppy_female_1.0+MT, whole genome shotgun sequence genome, the region attatttatacatttcaataatcattgatttattttatagtgcatttaatttatgattatatgatgtatgtatttatttaattttggtcGTTTTGGCCTTCCAtaggtttaaaagaaaatctactaTTGAGTCTTGTGAtgtatttatgcaaaaaaaacaacaaaaaaattcaactaaaagggaactctaaaaaaaatattaacaatgtTCAGCAAATCTTCAGAACTGAACAGTATTACTTCTTCTAAACAAACTCGGTTTCAAAGAAATGTGCATAATTTCAGCTTTAATCAACGAACTCCCTCAGACTCACGCTCAGCGCATCCTGTCAGCTCTCAGCTATTCTTCAGTGTTCAGTGCTCTGCCATGCTGGCCATTACATCAAACGGCGGGCTCTAAATAGTCATGTTTTGCGAGGAGGATATTTTCAGACAAGGTGTTAGCTGTTGTGTACTGTACTTTATGAAAAGGTTTATAAATATCTCTGAGCAGGTGGTTAAAGCCTGAGCTGTCCATCTGCTCCTTAACCCTCAGAAATACAAGAGGATGCTGGAGCACTACTCTGTCTGATTGTAcaatgaagatgttttaatattttttacagtgaactTTAATAGAAACCTGCAAGACACAACCTACAAAAATTTCTGCAGCGTAGACTTCTCCAATTGGCTTTCCGTACTTTAAGAGAAATAgtgggtctgtgtgtgtgtgtgtgtgtgtgtgtgtgtgtNNNNNNNNNNNNNNNNNNNNNNNNNNNNNNNNNNNNNNNNNNNNNNNNNNNNNNNNNNNNNNNNNNNNNNNNNNNNNNNNNNNNNNNNNNNgtgtgtgtgtgtgtgtgtgtgtgtgtgtgtgtgtgtgtgtgtgtgtgtgtgtgtgtgtgtgtatgagagtaCTTTAAAACCAGTCGGTCCATGTGATGATAAAACACAATAAGCCTCTTAGGTCTAATCCAGGCCCATTGGGTAGGGAGTGTCTCACACAtgaccacgcacacacacacacacacacacacgcacacacacacctacgcACACATGCATACTACCATGCAGTTAACGTAATCATTCGATGCAGTTGGAGAAAATCAGCAAAAGAGCCTGAAAGTGTGAAGATGGGTTGTTGAGAAGCAACCTTTCACCTAATTTAGGGTGGAACaaaatctttgtgttttataaaggaTTCATCATTTGTACAAGTAGTCAACTATTTTGTCCTAAAACCATCCTAAAACCTTAATGTAGttaatttggatttttggatttttttgtgatgAAACAAGTAGTTCAAAATGGAGGAAGTGAAATGATGCATGGATTTTGAAAACCTGGAATGCATGACTGAAtctaaatcatcaaaatacccactaaaacatgcaaaaatcaattattttaaggATGGCATGGAAGGATTTCTTTTGATTAATTAGTGAAAAttttacaaatcatttttaatgtgccTCGCAGGTTTGTAGGAGAACACTAGTGAGCAACATCATCATGAAGTGCTGCTCAAAACATCATTCAATATGTGGCCCAACTTCAGACCAACTAACATGTCCATCCGCCTGTTCTGGTAGAAGGGCTTCAGAAACGTCTATGTTTGCTTTcctttcacatattttaaatttggttgttttggctgtgtgtttaatgtgtttttttccagattatcTTTGTGCTCCAGAGGAAAATGTCCACATGATTGACTTCACCCGGTTTAAAATCCGTGACATGGAAACAGGGACGGTCCTGTTTGAGATCACCAAACCTCCAACACCAGGTCAGAGCCAAGCCTCAGAGACTGAAACTGCCATCTTTaaagtgaagaaactttttctttttttttttttacaagcttacgaatatgttttttgttcacCTGTATGTGTGCAGGCGGTTTAAAGCAATGTGACCCCAACACCGGTCGATTTGTTCGATACCAGTTCACCCCAGCTTTCCTCCAACTACGACAAGTTGGAGCCACGTAAGTCAGAATGTGGAGGATGTGTATGATAAAGGCTttatagaaaacaaaagagtgcactaaagcaatagaaaacatgCAGTGGtccctgttgctgctgctgcagcagctgctgctgcagaggagcagAAGTAGGAGGCGTGACGGGTTCAGTTTGGGACAACAGACTGACGATGATCCGTGACAACAGCTCAACTGACGGTAGCAGACAGACGGCATTAAAGGTGTTCGTCGTCATTACTGAGGTTTTGAATTCAATGAAGCAGCTTTATCATACAGATACAAATTCATATTATACTGTGCATATAATAatagtttctattttatttttatcagaaaaaaaaaaacatttgtgatgACCATTAGTTCCAGCCAAAGTTATAATACATGGTCTGTTATTATACTGTTGTTATCTCTTTTTACCACTATTCCTTATTATTACACACACGAAGCGTGGTTTAATGGCAGTGAGCATTTTAACAtacttaacatttaaaactgtactCCCTTGCCACTCTTTGTTATTGTTAGAAGAACAAAAATCTTCCATTCACTCCCCACATTGAATCTTGGATTAGGTTAAGCTGCAAAGGACACATCGAACCCGACCTTCAAATCCGGTAAAAGGAAGAGGCAGCTGTGGGTCACACTTAGAGGACCGTTTGAATTTGAACAACCTTCGCTGCATCGCTGTGACATAATCTGCCTTCAGAAGGATCCGACTGCTGAACTTGAACACATCTCTGCAGCACTGCTAGCTGTAATAGGAAGTTAGAAAAGTGGCACAAATTTGTTGCTTGCAAGAAAAAGATACTAATATAACAATACTGATTGTGGTAAAAACTTCATTTTGGTGTTGCTGCAGatgcaaaactgttttcttttgcctgTCGCGTGCTTCACCACAGAAAATTTGAAGCTTTAAACTCAAATAGAAAGTTTGCAAAACCTTTTCTCCAATTTGTCCGTTTTGTGCTCAAAGAAAGATTAGGATTGCTAAAACGATTGATGTGTTTTGACCTGAAAGCCGTGTGAACACAAACTGTAAGGGAAGTCGAAGCGTAACCCTTTTGTCCACTTTCCAGCTGATAAACAGAAAAGGCTCAGACATTTTCAGAGCATCAACAAGCAGCAGCACATTCGGTGAGTCTATTTTCTCCTTGTGTCGCCACAGAGTGGAGTTCACAGTGGGAGACACCCCCATCAACAACTTCCGTATGATCGAGAGACACTACTTCCGCGACAAGCTGCTAAAGAGCTTCGACTTCGAGTTCGGCTTCTGCATGCCCAGCAGCAAGAACACCTGCGAACACATTTACGAGTTCCCCACGTTGTCCGAGGAAACCAGTGAGTGTCTGGCATACAATACGGGGACGCATGAACGTGCGACAGCACCGAAAGACCAGCTCACACAGATAGAACAGATTTAATGTAACAGAATCCTGATTTTCCTGTGGCtttcctctctgtgtctctcttttCAGTGCGTGAGATGATCCAGCACCCTTACGAGACGCAATCCGACAGCTTCTACTTTGTGGACAACAAGCTGGTGATGCACAACAAAGCAGATTATTCCTACTGTGGAGGGCCGTAAGAAGACCATCTCCGCTCCTCTGATTCGAGACATTTTCAGGACCAGAAACACATGAACTGATGGACAAATCACTGGCTTTAGATGCTCATTTATCGCCCCTGTTAGCTCCGCACATTCCCACTCAGGCTCTTAGCCGCCTGGACAATCAGATTCCTCTTCGGGAGGAGCAGCAAAGTCTGCCATTTCGCGTCAGAGTACATGGATGGAAGCGTGTGGGCAGCACAAACATGCCACTGATTTCAGTCTGCGTATGTGGGCTCAGCTTCATCAGGAAAAGAGAGgacattattgtttttctgttcttgttttattttttgtgttagttGGTGGCTGGAAAATAAGCAAAACCCCACTATGCAAGCCCAAGAAATAACACGGTTCATTTTTTATGGCATTTTACAAATTTACTGCATTTCTATAAGATTCAGCAACAACAGTAGTTCATGAAATGgactgaagagagagagagagacaaaaaaaaaaaaaaacaagcgtTACAGTGATCGCCAAGAAACCTAGATGCAGGTTTTTCTGCTGGTTCTTCAGTTGTAAAAGTTAAGATGTCTATTGCAACACAAGATGCTGTCATATTCTGTGAAAGTACTTCCTCCTTCCTCCAGGACAGGACTAATCCCTCTCATCAACCAGTGTCTGAATTTACTTAAAACCTACAGCTGTAGAAATACAATCTCTGTCTCagtttaagaatatttttccggTATTTTTGCAATACACGGAAAACCCTTTTACAATTGAACGATGCAAACAATTCAGTCTGACCAGGAAACGTTTTTATCAGCCTCTTGAGCAGGAACAAGCTCCTTCTTGTAACGTTTGTAGATGTTTAGGCTATAAGACAAACTTTTATCTCAATCACCTTCATCAAGAgtacaaaagtatttacatccaATAACTTTAACCCAATAACCAATAATTTTATcgtgtcacattaaaaccacagacTTTGGTGTATTTTACAAGGAATTTATGTggcagaaaaacataaagtagtgcAAAATTTCATGGGTTTAATCATTTTCTAACggatacattttcttctacatatgcatttatatttatgttttgtccTAGATTGATGTGTACTCATCTGCATCCATTGTCCCATCATCTCTGCCCAGCTTCTCTGTCCCTGCTAAAACACCGCACAGTGGGATTTTACTGTCGCCATGTTTCACTACGAAATccgatttttatttatatttttaaaaaaaagaaaagtatgcATACTTTCCCTCccactttaaaaacatgcactactttgtgtcgcACTGTCATATGAATCcaaataaaagacaagaaagTTTTCAGTTGCCATCCGTCCATCCGTTATCTTCCACTCGATCCGGGCTTGGGTCATGAGAGAAGCAGCCTAAGCAAAGAAGCCCAGACGTTTTGTtctccctccccagccacttggtCCAGTTCCAGTGTGTCCTGTATCTTCCTCTGTGTCTCCCGCCAGTGGACATGTCCAGAACACGTCATCACAGAGGCCCGAGACACCACCTGAACTAATTCCTCTCGATGTGGAAAAGCATCGGCTTCCCTGTGAGCCCGGATCCGCTCAccgtttctgtgtgtgtgtgtgtgtgtgtgcgtgcgtgcgtgcgtgcgtgcgtgcgtgcgtgtgtgtgcttgtgtgtgtgtgacagaaaacctgcagactTTACTCATTACTCCAGTTTTCAACTATAACattatacaaaatatttttttaaaatgttgtgaatACCTTTGCCAGGCACTGCTCATGCTCTCTTCAATATCAAGCTAAATTATAAACCtagatctttttttaatcatataaCATCCATAtagtttctctgtgtgtgtggtaGTGGAGCCACTGATATCTTCTGCTAgcgtttaaataaaatagaatgttttatttgcaaagacgtttttttttttgtttgttttgaaaatgttccaacTGATTAGATTTAGGAAAACTACAATATACAGAAATAAGATGCaaattttgaaataatcaaAAGTATATTTGCGGTTTATAGTTTGATGGCATTTTTACTCTTGTAGTTACTTAAAATCGTATTAGCAGACATATCTAAGTGACTCTCTCTTCCGCCTGTGTTCTGTTGCTGTCCAGATGACTGTCTCCTTTGTCTTTGTGAGAATTTGATTCGATTCATGTCTTCAGGTTGACTTTGCCGCCACGACAGGAATATTTTTAAGAGTCAGGAAACATCAGAGGCTAACATACACTCATCAATTTTGGTTTAAGCTCTTCTTTTTCTAGGGCTGAATCTTTATACAcaaataactaaattaaaaaacacaagaactGGGTGTATAGATTTCAATTTGTCACagattttctctgaaataaaaagtaataatcaTGAATAAAGGCTGTACATGCATTAcctaaaaagatttaaataggTGGTGCTGACAGCTCTGAAATGTCTTAACTTGACAAGACAACAGTTTTTGGTTtgaatgttttgcatttat harbors:
- the unc119a1 gene encoding protein unc-119 homolog A, which gives rise to MKVQHGCNSSDMGIPVRTEEELRKNTVITPEDVLGLQKITENYLCAPEENVHMIDFTRFKIRDMETGTVLFEITKPPTPGGLKQCDPNTGRFVRYQFTPAFLQLRQVGATVEFTVGDTPINNFRMIERHYFRDKLLKSFDFEFGFCMPSSKNTCEHIYEFPTLSEETMREMIQHPYETQSDSFYFVDNKLVMHNKADYSYCGGP